From a single Streptomyces sp. 1331.2 genomic region:
- a CDS encoding metal-dependent hydrolase has product MMGHSHAVSGAMLYAASAPFLPPLLLHTTLQPADILMGTVLCAGAALLPDLDHHDGSIANFLGPVSKLLCRFVAWASGGHRHATHSLLFVALMGGGTWAGVTFLGRNFTLALTFVLLALAIRALRLCPPSNGPEAWITVMGLAALGTFGMNTWMPNAPGWLPYAVGLGTLAHLLGDCLTKKGAPLLWPHKERYEIVLIKRSGNSVETKVLVPIMSVATFVLLWFTALSPITN; this is encoded by the coding sequence ATGATGGGTCATTCGCACGCGGTGAGCGGGGCGATGCTGTACGCGGCGTCGGCCCCCTTCCTGCCCCCGCTGCTGCTGCACACCACGCTGCAGCCGGCGGACATCCTGATGGGCACGGTGCTGTGCGCGGGCGCGGCGCTGCTGCCGGACCTCGACCACCACGACGGCTCGATCGCCAACTTCCTGGGCCCGGTCTCCAAGCTGCTCTGCCGCTTCGTGGCTTGGGCCTCCGGAGGCCACCGGCACGCCACCCACTCGCTGCTGTTCGTCGCCCTGATGGGCGGCGGCACCTGGGCGGGCGTCACCTTCCTGGGCCGCAACTTCACGCTGGCGCTGACCTTCGTCCTGCTGGCACTCGCCATCCGCGCGCTGCGGCTCTGCCCGCCGAGCAACGGACCGGAGGCGTGGATCACCGTCATGGGCCTGGCCGCGCTCGGCACCTTCGGGATGAACACCTGGATGCCCAACGCGCCGGGCTGGCTGCCGTACGCGGTGGGGCTGGGCACGCTGGCGCACCTGCTCGGCGACTGCCTGACGAAGAAGGGCGCGCCGCTGCTCTGGCCGCACAAGGAGCGCTACGAGATCGTGCTGATCAAGCGCAGCGGCAACAGCGTGGAGACCAAGGTGCTGGTGCCGATCATGTCGGTGGCGACCTTCGTGCTGCTCTGGTTCACCGCACTGTCGCCGATCACCAACTGA